In bacterium, the following are encoded in one genomic region:
- a CDS encoding glycosyltransferase family 2 protein has protein sequence MAKPYLSVIIPAYNEAKRLPLTLIDVDRHLSEQEYSYEILVIDDGSTDATAEITERFKPLIENLKIIRLKENKGKGAAVREGMLAAKGNWRVFMDADNSTSIVEFNKMIPSLDEGYEVVIGSRAVKGSKLNPPQNILKQLAGKLGNLFVQILLLRGIWDSQCGFKCFSEEASKKIFSLARLNRWGSDVEALALARSLGYQIREMPVHWVNDARSHVRWYSYFQVLFEAVKVRWWLWRKSYDLNS, from the coding sequence GTGGCAAAACCATATCTGTCCGTTATTATTCCCGCTTACAACGAAGCCAAAAGGCTTCCTTTGACGTTGATTGACGTTGACCGGCATCTTTCTGAGCAGGAGTATTCCTATGAAATTCTGGTGATTGACGATGGCTCCACTGATGCCACCGCAGAGATTACGGAGCGGTTTAAGCCGTTGATAGAAAATTTAAAAATAATCAGGCTGAAAGAAAATAAAGGGAAAGGAGCGGCGGTACGGGAGGGGATGTTGGCTGCAAAAGGCAACTGGCGGGTATTTATGGACGCCGACAATTCCACCTCAATCGTCGAGTTCAATAAAATGATTCCATCTCTTGATGAGGGCTATGAAGTAGTAATCGGTTCGCGCGCAGTGAAGGGCTCGAAGCTCAATCCGCCGCAGAATATTTTAAAGCAACTCGCCGGTAAGTTGGGTAATTTATTTGTGCAGATTTTGTTGTTGCGGGGTATTTGGGACAGTCAGTGTGGGTTTAAATGTTTTTCTGAAGAGGCGAGTAAGAAGATTTTTTCTTTGGCCCGGCTGAATCGCTGGGGGTCCGACGTGGAGGCTCTGGCTTTAGCTCGGTCACTTGGCTATCAGATTCGTGAAATGCCGGTGCATTGGGTGAATGACGCCCGCTCCCATGTCCGATGGTACTCGTATTTCCAGGTGCTTTTTGAGGCGGTGAAAGTTCGCTGGTGGCTCTGGAGGAAGTCTTATGATTTAAATTCTTGA
- the greA gene encoding transcription elongation factor GreA, producing MEYHLSSEKLEELKKELEILKTQKRAEVAERLKRAKELGDLSENAEYMEARDEQVQVETRIFELEDMIKNAILITQVKGDKVQIGSEIEVEKDGKKLALKIVGHNETDPAGGKISNESPMGSAFMHKSKGDSVKVKTPAGEMTYKIVSVK from the coding sequence ATGGAATATCATCTATCATCCGAGAAGCTTGAGGAATTGAAGAAAGAATTGGAAATATTAAAAACTCAGAAACGCGCAGAGGTTGCCGAGCGCTTGAAGCGCGCCAAAGAGTTGGGCGATCTTTCCGAGAACGCCGAATATATGGAGGCCCGCGATGAGCAGGTGCAAGTTGAGACCCGCATCTTTGAGCTGGAAGACATGATTAAGAACGCTATTTTGATTACTCAAGTTAAGGGAGACAAGGTGCAGATTGGTTCCGAGATTGAAGTCGAAAAAGACGGTAAAAAATTAGCACTCAAAATCGTTGGCCATAATGAAACCGATCCAGCTGGTGGCAAGATTTCCAATGAATCGCCTATGGGTTCCGCTTTTATGCATAAATCTAAAGGAGATTCCGTTAAGGTAAAAACTCCGGCTGGCGAAATGACTTACAAGATTGTGTCTGTTAAGTAG
- a CDS encoding amino acid--tRNA ligase-related protein — protein MLEDLIKERLKKKAELEKLGVNVYPSQVKRTHLVAHVVKDFAALSKKKTKVWLTGRLLGLRVQGGVAFADLTDGSREKIQIVFSKTNLGNFQALKDNLDIGDFVEVAGPLFKTKRGEKSVEAKSMRVITKTLRPLPSVWHGLSDTEERFRKRYLDLMLNAEVRQQLVERSQIIEYIRDFLAEEGFLEVETPTLQPIPGGAKARPFKTHHNALDVDFFLRIAPELYLKRLLIGGMEKVFELGKVFRNEGMDRDHNPEFTELELYWAYQDYQGLMKFTQKLLKKLIPGKWKTVTFAEIFKQHSGKDYKTIPAKELDEAFKRSVRPKIVEPTFVTDYPESLMPLAKLHEKDKTLTESFQLIVNGAEVVKGFSELNDPVFQREQMERQEKAFRAGDEEASRKDEDFLEALEYGMPPAAGLGIGIDRLVAIATKAHAVKEIILFPTLRPKG, from the coding sequence ATGTTGGAAGACCTTATTAAAGAGCGCCTTAAAAAGAAGGCCGAGCTGGAGAAGCTGGGCGTAAACGTTTATCCATCGCAAGTTAAGCGCACCCATCTGGTGGCTCATGTGGTAAAGGATTTCGCTGCGTTATCTAAAAAGAAAACTAAAGTTTGGTTGACCGGCCGTTTGCTTGGCCTTCGCGTGCAGGGTGGCGTGGCTTTTGCCGATCTTACTGATGGCTCGAGAGAAAAAATCCAGATTGTTTTCAGCAAAACTAATTTGGGTAATTTTCAGGCCCTCAAAGATAATTTAGATATCGGTGATTTTGTGGAAGTTGCCGGCCCGCTATTTAAGACGAAAAGAGGGGAGAAGAGCGTAGAGGCAAAATCGATGAGGGTGATAACGAAGACTTTGCGTCCTTTGCCATCCGTCTGGCATGGCCTAAGCGACACCGAAGAACGTTTTCGTAAACGCTACCTGGATTTAATGCTGAATGCCGAAGTCCGCCAGCAGTTGGTTGAGCGTTCGCAGATAATTGAATACATCCGAGACTTTTTGGCCGAGGAAGGATTTTTGGAAGTAGAAACCCCAACTCTTCAGCCGATTCCCGGCGGAGCCAAAGCTCGGCCATTTAAAACTCACCACAACGCCTTGGATGTGGATTTTTTCCTGCGTATCGCCCCGGAGCTTTACCTGAAACGATTGTTGATCGGCGGAATGGAGAAAGTTTTTGAGCTGGGCAAAGTTTTCCGCAACGAAGGAATGGATCGCGACCACAATCCGGAATTCACCGAGCTTGAGCTCTATTGGGCTTATCAGGATTATCAGGGTTTGATGAAATTCACTCAGAAATTATTGAAAAAACTTATACCCGGAAAATGGAAGACAGTTACTTTTGCAGAAATTTTCAAACAGCACTCCGGCAAGGATTATAAGACTATTCCGGCGAAAGAGTTGGATGAGGCGTTTAAGCGCTCTGTACGTCCGAAGATTGTGGAGCCTACCTTTGTGACTGATTATCCGGAGTCATTAATGCCCTTGGCGAAATTGCATGAGAAAGACAAAACCCTGACCGAAAGCTTCCAGTTGATTGTAAACGGAGCGGAAGTGGTTAAAGGATTTTCCGAACTGAATGATCCGGTTTTTCAGCGTGAGCAGATGGAGCGGCAAGAGAAGGCATTCAGAGCAGGGGACGAGGAAGCTTCCCGCAAAGACGAGGATTTCTTGGAGGCCCTTGAATACGGTATGCCTCCCGCCGCTGGTTTGGGTATTGGGATTGATCGCTTAGTAGCTATCGCCACTAAAGCGCACGCGGTGAAGGAGATTATTTTGTTTCCGACTTTAAGGCCTAAGGGGTAG
- a CDS encoding peptidoglycan DD-metalloendopeptidase family protein yields MKRSILATVFLLTTFYLLLSAAPAGASAADDLRKAIEEKAKGLLEINNQIQATQKQIEQTQSQQKSLSKEIKTIDYGINQLNLGIKSSQINIEKLGLELQEVQLDINQINASVGTKKLALIILMRELYEKDGEGSLMMLLKNRSLAESVLENESIASLNNGISTEVTNLKELGQQLDGKFQTTSSKKKKIEVENSTLKNRKNIVADQKTERQQLLTQTKSQEKVYALVLDDLSKKQADISAEIEKIEKELRASIDPSLLPIPRPGVLAMPAAGVMTQDYGATAFAKYGYKGQFHNGVDIGAPIGSEVWSAEDGTVVAIGDQDQLCYRGAYGKFIVVQHDNNLTTLYAHLSRFGSVDGQLIKKGDIVKRGQLIGYVGRTGYATGPHLHFTVYAAQTFYMGASRVCGSMPFGGDLNPRNYL; encoded by the coding sequence ATGAAACGCTCTATTTTAGCTACAGTTTTTCTACTTACTACTTTCTACTTACTACTTTCTGCCGCGCCAGCGGGCGCTTCAGCCGCCGATGATTTACGTAAGGCCATTGAAGAGAAGGCCAAAGGATTATTGGAAATCAATAATCAGATTCAGGCTACGCAGAAACAAATAGAGCAGACACAGAGTCAGCAAAAGAGTTTGAGTAAGGAGATCAAGACCATAGATTACGGCATTAATCAGTTAAATTTGGGGATTAAGTCTAGTCAGATAAATATTGAAAAATTGGGATTGGAATTACAGGAAGTTCAGTTGGATATCAACCAAATCAATGCCTCAGTAGGCACTAAAAAACTTGCTCTGATTATATTAATGCGTGAGTTGTATGAAAAGGACGGCGAGGGGTCGCTGATGATGTTATTGAAGAACCGCAGTTTGGCGGAGAGTGTGTTGGAGAATGAAAGTATCGCCAGCTTAAACAACGGAATTTCCACCGAAGTTACGAATTTGAAAGAATTGGGCCAGCAGCTGGATGGTAAGTTTCAAACCACTAGTTCTAAAAAGAAAAAAATAGAAGTAGAAAATAGCACTCTAAAAAATCGCAAGAATATCGTTGCCGATCAAAAAACCGAGCGGCAGCAGCTTTTGACTCAGACAAAAAGTCAGGAAAAGGTTTACGCGCTGGTTTTAGATGATTTATCTAAAAAACAGGCGGATATTTCCGCGGAAATAGAAAAAATTGAAAAAGAATTGCGAGCAAGTATTGATCCCTCGTTGCTGCCAATCCCTAGGCCGGGAGTGCTGGCGATGCCTGCCGCCGGAGTGATGACGCAGGATTACGGCGCGACTGCTTTCGCAAAATATGGGTACAAAGGGCAATTTCACAATGGAGTAGATATTGGGGCGCCGATTGGTTCGGAGGTCTGGTCTGCTGAAGATGGCACGGTAGTGGCGATAGGAGACCAGGACCAGCTTTGTTATCGGGGAGCTTACGGAAAATTCATCGTAGTTCAGCACGATAATAACCTCACCACTCTTTACGCGCATCTTTCCAGGTTCGGAAGTGTGGACGGACAACTAATCAAGAAAGGGGATATAGTTAAGAGAGGTCAACTCATCGGCTATGTGGGGCGCACTGGTTACGCTACCGGCCCACACCTTCATTTCACAGTTTACGCCGCGCAGACCTTCTATATGGGAGCGAGTCGCGTCTGCGGGTCAATGCCCTTTGGTGGAGATTTAAATCCTAGAAATTACCTATGA
- a CDS encoding CPBP family glutamic-type intramembrane protease, whose translation MARFKVWRPFKEWPPVMKAAAFMLPATLTVILHQWLMPISPDTREILARYYRSELQSWMNIVDFIIFIPFKEEALYRWPSLMLLLCLFGQIHRRDPANRRSWVITAYVLSISTLVAMTAYWASFHDYPLTVFCYGLVWGWLIFKTRNPFYSWLFHSLSNAFSILFIVLGYHLIY comes from the coding sequence ATGGCACGCTTTAAAGTTTGGCGGCCATTCAAAGAGTGGCCTCCGGTAATGAAAGCGGCGGCGTTTATGCTTCCGGCCACGCTGACCGTCATTCTGCATCAGTGGCTAATGCCCATATCACCCGACACTCGGGAAATATTGGCGCGCTACTATCGTAGCGAGCTGCAGTCTTGGATGAATATCGTGGACTTCATCATCTTTATTCCCTTTAAAGAAGAAGCCCTCTATCGCTGGCCATCGCTAATGCTCCTGCTTTGCTTGTTCGGTCAGATTCATAGGCGAGACCCAGCCAACAGGAGAAGCTGGGTGATAACGGCCTACGTTCTATCCATCTCCACCCTGGTCGCGATGACGGCTTATTGGGCAAGCTTCCATGATTACCCGCTTACGGTTTTCTGCTACGGGCTAGTCTGGGGCTGGCTGATATTCAAAACCAGAAACCCTTTCTATTCCTGGCTCTTCCACTCCCTAAGCAACGCCTTCTCAATTCTCTTCATCGTTTTGGGCTATCACCTGATCTACTAA
- the alr gene encoding alanine racemase codes for MNTYKTWIEISRKAVQRNLKIFRNLVGSKTKLFAVVKSNAYGHGLVTFSKIADSLGVDGFCVDSVVEGVRLREEGITKPILVLGPTFTNLLKAAAENEITITISSLEALKELKTSKYHPEFHLKIDTGMHRQGFYTKDLPGALKLMNDAMKADCTGVYTHFASAKDINYPTFTDQQFAEFQKAVEVLEKAGLKNLLRHAAATGGTLVNKKYHLDAVRIGIGLYGLWPSTELGIQMEKIKLEPVLSWRALISEVKEVEAGDFVGYDLTERVSKKSKIAVIPIGYWHGYPRSLSGVGEVLVGGKRARILGRVSMDMIVVDVTGISVKRGDSVTLIGRQKTEEMSAYEVARRAGGASYYEVLTRINPLIERIIK; via the coding sequence ATGAATACTTACAAGACTTGGATAGAAATAAGCCGAAAGGCGGTTCAGCGCAATCTGAAAATCTTCCGCAATTTGGTTGGTTCCAAGACCAAGCTTTTTGCGGTTGTGAAATCCAACGCCTACGGCCATGGTCTCGTAACCTTTTCTAAAATAGCCGATTCTTTGGGGGTTGATGGTTTTTGTGTGGATAGCGTAGTAGAAGGAGTTCGCTTACGTGAAGAAGGGATCACTAAGCCAATCTTGGTACTTGGCCCGACCTTCACGAATCTTCTAAAAGCGGCTGCGGAAAATGAAATTACTATAACTATCTCCAGCTTAGAGGCATTGAAAGAATTAAAGACTTCAAAATATCATCCCGAGTTTCATTTGAAGATTGATACCGGAATGCATCGCCAAGGTTTCTATACAAAAGATTTACCGGGCGCTTTGAAACTAATGAATGATGCAATGAAAGCCGATTGCACCGGTGTTTATACGCACTTCGCTTCCGCCAAAGACATTAATTACCCGACCTTTACTGATCAGCAATTCGCGGAATTTCAGAAAGCTGTTGAGGTTCTGGAAAAAGCCGGCCTGAAGAATCTTTTACGTCACGCGGCGGCAACCGGCGGCACTTTAGTGAATAAAAAATACCATTTGGATGCGGTCCGCATTGGTATCGGGCTTTATGGTTTATGGCCTTCTACCGAGCTTGGCATTCAGATGGAAAAAATTAAACTGGAACCGGTTCTATCGTGGCGCGCGTTGATCAGCGAGGTGAAAGAAGTGGAGGCCGGTGATTTTGTGGGCTACGACCTAACCGAGCGGGTTTCCAAAAAATCTAAAATTGCCGTAATTCCGATTGGTTATTGGCATGGATATCCGCGCTCACTCTCCGGTGTTGGTGAAGTATTAGTGGGAGGCAAGCGAGCTAGAATTTTGGGCCGCGTTTCTATGGATATGATAGTGGTGGATGTGACAGGAATTTCTGTAAAAAGAGGGGATTCCGTTACGTTGATAGGCAGGCAGAAAACTGAAGAAATGAGCGCTTACGAAGTTGCCCGTCGCGCCGGTGGAGCGAGTTATTATGAAGTTTTAACTCGGATTAATCCTTTAATTGAACGCATTATTAAGTAA
- a CDS encoding glycosyltransferase family 39 protein, with product MRYLSTLVRIILLSFIVFLAGVLMVKSSLGDSPISQEPANLAAGYGYIRLLDYRLGVEQPPLGKALSAVPLLFQKLTFPIASLNWQRDINSSQAVGRQFLYESGNSPSQMINARRIVPIIFTLLLILAIYWTSKELIGKWWALLPAFLFAFFPTALAYGHYATTSAASTLAIFGAVISFLWFLNQPSKRKMLWAAVAFGLAQLTTFAALILIPYFLIILTIFYLASVTRDYRMTDPRERLRRFGLRAFRYFRSLMVIFTIGFLLVFSIYLLFTLSYPLEKQQSDTTFILDQFQPQWLGDFVTQISGTPVLRAAAHYLLGITLNWPVESNSAEGSLLISAGLKTPIALLLLILISLVFSLMNIGKALWSMLRRRTKNFSDYLNTDFTEFAMLIFTGTYWAGSLALGATGLEKILPTLPFLFILISNGIRKWSAGTELANARNLVIKIFLVYEEFLQLSLKSAALIILVVAYFITPLITYPHFLSFSNLLAGGTKNGHRHLTDSDYDLGQDLIRLKTWTVANLPEFDKIAVDYSGGGDIKIIALAEEWESAKGDPINDGIRWLAISATTLANAKKSANAEDQYIWLTASASWRIYARAGTSIFIYKLVE from the coding sequence ATGAGGTACTTATCTACTCTGGTCCGGATCATCCTACTCTCCTTCATAGTTTTCTTAGCCGGAGTCTTAATGGTCAAAAGCTCCCTTGGAGACTCTCCTATTAGCCAAGAACCCGCCAATTTAGCCGCCGGCTATGGCTATATAAGACTTCTGGACTATCGACTTGGTGTGGAGCAACCGCCACTCGGCAAGGCTTTATCTGCGGTGCCACTTTTATTTCAAAAATTAACCTTCCCAATCGCCAGCTTGAACTGGCAACGAGATATTAATAGCTCGCAAGCCGTCGGCCGGCAATTTCTGTACGAATCAGGAAATAGCCCGAGTCAGATGATTAACGCCAGAAGAATCGTGCCGATTATTTTTACTTTATTATTAATCCTCGCAATTTATTGGACATCTAAAGAATTAATCGGAAAATGGTGGGCGCTTTTGCCCGCTTTTCTTTTTGCCTTTTTCCCAACCGCGCTGGCCTACGGGCACTATGCCACCACTTCAGCCGCCTCCACTCTAGCAATCTTTGGAGCGGTAATAAGTTTTCTGTGGTTCCTCAATCAACCCTCCAAGCGAAAAATGCTCTGGGCGGCCGTCGCTTTCGGATTAGCTCAACTAACCACCTTCGCGGCTTTAATTCTTATTCCCTATTTTCTGATAATTTTGACAATTTTCTATCTGGCAAGCGTAACACGAGATTACCGGATGACTGACCCGCGCGAGCGCTTGCGACGCTTTGGCTTGCGGGCCTTTCGTTATTTTCGGTCACTGATGGTTATTTTCACAATTGGTTTCTTGTTGGTTTTTAGCATTTATTTGCTTTTCACTTTGAGCTACCCGCTTGAGAAACAGCAATCCGACACCACTTTCATCCTCGATCAATTCCAACCGCAATGGCTGGGCGACTTCGTAACACAAATTTCCGGCACGCCCGTCTTGCGGGCTGCCGCGCATTATCTTTTGGGAATTACATTGAATTGGCCGGTAGAATCCAACTCTGCAGAAGGGTCGCTCTTGATAAGCGCGGGCCTCAAAACCCCAATCGCTTTGCTATTGCTGATACTCATCTCCTTAGTATTTTCTCTGATGAACATTGGCAAAGCCCTTTGGAGCATGCTCCGCCGCCGCACAAAGAACTTTTCTGATTATTTAAATACCGACTTCACTGAATTCGCGATGTTAATTTTCACTGGAACCTACTGGGCCGGTAGCCTAGCACTGGGCGCGACAGGGTTAGAAAAAATACTACCCACACTCCCCTTCTTGTTCATCTTAATCAGCAACGGAATCAGAAAGTGGTCTGCCGGCACAGAGCTCGCCAATGCCCGCAATTTGGTAATCAAAATATTTCTAGTATACGAAGAATTTCTCCAACTTTCTTTAAAATCCGCAGCTTTGATAATTCTGGTAGTCGCCTATTTCATAACTCCTCTGATTACCTATCCTCATTTTCTATCATTCTCTAATTTGCTGGCCGGCGGCACAAAAAACGGCCATCGACACCTCACCGATTCAGATTATGACCTCGGCCAAGATTTAATCCGCCTTAAAACTTGGACTGTGGCTAACCTACCCGAATTTGATAAAATTGCCGTGGACTATTCCGGCGGCGGGGATATAAAAATCATAGCGCTAGCCGAAGAGTGGGAGTCCGCAAAAGGCGACCCGATTAATGATGGAATCCGCTGGCTTGCAATCTCCGCAACTACGCTCGCCAACGCAAAAAAATCTGCCAATGCCGAAGATCAATATATCTGGCTAACCGCGTCCGCCAGCTGGCGGATTTACGCCCGCGCCGGAACTTCGATATTTATTTATAAACTGGTGGAGTAA
- a CDS encoding acyl-CoA dehydrogenase family protein, producing the protein MDVAKSLGAGVAIAEASRDKEKLASLMPDIFRGKLDVSYFEDLPKDTLCDLKFQANYRKLEEFLKTEVDPNEIEKTNEVPKGVLDWLCENGYFALKLPEKYGGMNLLQSQYMALLQLTATRCGALVALLSASNTIGVGWPIMAFGSPEQQDTWLPLVAKSPSGFAFTEEKAGSDPSSMETHAVRVRENGKVAGYQISGRKWWTTNGPASDNSYLSKVIIVIAKIVDYPDQLSDLEYKKNPVFGAFIVPTGSPGVKVVQRCEFLGLRGIYNGITDFEKVYIPLEQLIGKKTDSSGKTEYYQEGSGFRIALQALNSGRITVSGCCSATAKIALQVERWWGLTRHQWGKQIGQHELVGTGKLAEGVAKAFTMEAMTWFAAGRADKHLDCRMEAATAKVFNSEQLWQIVDDLAQIRGGRAYETPESLKKRGEAPIPVERMIRDARPNRIFEGESSILGLFVVREGVEEYKAQGEIFFEKGRYGKKMKAAVGFAKELAKLSIPNFKMRSQIKKFSKDWPQLAKHLLHADKCARKLAKAIIIISGKYQAKLMHKQLTLTRFFNIATEIYAMAAVCGYVIKEWPVHAKADLADFYCQGARRRIEKEFAALSDNSDALGRKIANLTLMNGYEDFLTDGTIPMVEMLDLKDPQPPNLMPLPHSRRVDRKA; encoded by the coding sequence ATGGACGTTGCCAAGTCTTTGGGAGCGGGAGTGGCGATTGCAGAAGCAAGTCGCGACAAAGAAAAGCTGGCCAGTCTGATGCCGGATATTTTCCGGGGAAAGTTGGATGTCAGTTATTTCGAAGATCTTCCGAAAGACACTTTGTGCGATTTGAAGTTCCAGGCGAACTATCGAAAACTCGAGGAATTTTTGAAAACGGAAGTCGATCCGAATGAGATCGAGAAAACCAATGAAGTTCCGAAAGGGGTCTTGGATTGGCTTTGTGAAAATGGCTACTTCGCTCTGAAGTTGCCGGAAAAGTATGGCGGTATGAATCTGTTGCAGTCCCAGTATATGGCGCTGCTTCAGCTGACTGCCACGCGTTGCGGAGCGCTCGTTGCTTTGCTTTCTGCCTCCAACACCATCGGTGTCGGTTGGCCGATCATGGCTTTCGGCTCTCCGGAACAGCAGGATACCTGGCTTCCATTGGTTGCTAAGTCCCCTTCCGGATTCGCCTTCACTGAAGAAAAGGCCGGTTCCGATCCTTCCAGTATGGAAACCCATGCTGTGCGGGTTCGCGAAAACGGTAAGGTGGCCGGTTACCAGATTAGCGGTCGCAAGTGGTGGACCACTAACGGCCCGGCCAGCGACAATTCCTATCTTTCCAAGGTGATCATTGTGATCGCCAAGATCGTGGATTATCCGGATCAGCTTTCCGATTTGGAATACAAAAAGAATCCCGTTTTCGGAGCTTTTATTGTTCCGACTGGTTCTCCGGGAGTAAAGGTTGTTCAGAGATGTGAGTTCCTCGGTTTGAGGGGCATCTACAACGGCATCACGGACTTCGAAAAAGTCTACATTCCGCTCGAACAGCTGATCGGGAAGAAGACCGATTCCAGCGGAAAAACCGAATACTATCAGGAAGGTTCCGGTTTCCGGATCGCTTTGCAGGCGCTCAACAGCGGCCGAATCACGGTCTCCGGTTGTTGCTCTGCAACTGCCAAGATCGCTCTGCAAGTCGAGCGTTGGTGGGGTCTTACCCGCCATCAGTGGGGAAAGCAGATCGGCCAGCATGAACTTGTTGGCACCGGAAAGCTTGCCGAAGGCGTCGCGAAAGCTTTTACGATGGAAGCGATGACCTGGTTTGCCGCCGGTCGCGCTGATAAGCATCTGGATTGCCGGATGGAGGCCGCGACTGCCAAAGTCTTCAATTCCGAACAACTCTGGCAGATCGTTGATGATCTGGCGCAGATCCGTGGTGGACGAGCCTACGAAACTCCGGAATCTCTGAAGAAGCGAGGCGAAGCGCCGATCCCAGTTGAAAGAATGATCCGCGATGCTCGGCCGAATCGAATCTTCGAAGGCGAATCCTCGATCCTTGGACTGTTCGTAGTTCGTGAAGGAGTTGAGGAATACAAGGCGCAGGGTGAAATCTTCTTTGAAAAAGGCCGGTACGGAAAGAAAATGAAGGCCGCTGTTGGCTTCGCGAAAGAACTCGCTAAGCTTTCTATCCCGAACTTTAAAATGCGTTCACAAATCAAAAAGTTCTCGAAGGATTGGCCTCAGCTTGCGAAGCACCTACTTCACGCAGATAAGTGCGCGCGGAAGCTGGCAAAAGCGATCATTATCATTTCCGGTAAGTACCAGGCCAAGCTGATGCATAAGCAGCTGACCCTTACCCGGTTCTTCAATATCGCCACCGAGATCTACGCGATGGCCGCTGTTTGCGGATACGTGATCAAGGAGTGGCCGGTCCACGCAAAGGCTGATCTGGCTGACTTCTATTGCCAGGGAGCCCGCCGTAGGATCGAAAAAGAATTCGCCGCCTTGTCGGACAACAGTGATGCGCTCGGTCGCAAAATTGCCAATCTCACTCTAATGAATGGCTACGAAGATTTCCTTACGGACGGCACCATTCCGATGGTTGAGATGCTGGATCTGAAAGATCCCCAGCCTCCGAACCTCATGCCGCTGCCGCACTCACGCCGTGTTGATCGTAAAGCCTAA
- the serS gene encoding serine--tRNA ligase, with protein MLDIELIRKNPDLVKDGVAKKNVPAAAVDLLLEKDTKWREAVKKIEDLRAKLNQFSKERNIEEAKKVKEEMKAAEVGLPELEKERHLAWVKIPNLPADDVPVGPDESGNKPIRQWPAQAGEGAPTKFNFEPKDHLTLGEALGIIDTETAGKVSGSRFAYLKGDAALLQMAIIKFVFDTLGNEKVLKKIANQVEKGYSAKPFVPVLPPVMIKPEVFKRMARLDPGQEEERYHLQTDDIYLVGSAEHTLGPIHMDSTIQEDKFPLRYIGYSTSFRREAGSHGKDVKGILRMHQFDKLEMESFTTPENSRKEQDFIVGIQEYLMQQLEIPYQVVSVCTGDMGGPDYRQIDIEAWLPGQNKYRETHTSDLMTDYQSRRLSTKVRRKDGKTEFVHMNDATAFAIGRIIIAILENYQTKEGTVMVPKVLRKLVGKKEIRSNRE; from the coding sequence ATGTTGGATATCGAACTCATTCGCAAAAATCCAGATTTAGTTAAAGATGGCGTTGCCAAAAAGAATGTGCCGGCTGCTGCCGTGGATTTATTATTAGAAAAAGATACCAAATGGCGTGAGGCGGTAAAGAAAATTGAGGATTTACGCGCGAAACTGAATCAGTTCAGTAAAGAGCGGAATATCGAAGAGGCGAAAAAAGTGAAAGAAGAAATGAAAGCGGCTGAAGTGGGACTGCCGGAATTGGAGAAAGAAAGGCATTTGGCTTGGGTAAAAATCCCAAACCTACCAGCTGACGATGTGCCGGTGGGGCCTGATGAATCGGGGAATAAACCAATCCGCCAGTGGCCCGCCCAGGCGGGTGAAGGCGCTCCGACTAAATTTAATTTCGAACCGAAAGATCATCTGACTCTCGGCGAAGCGCTAGGAATCATTGATACTGAAACCGCCGGAAAAGTTTCCGGCAGCCGTTTTGCTTACCTGAAAGGGGATGCGGCTTTATTGCAGATGGCAATCATCAAATTCGTATTTGATACGCTGGGAAATGAAAAAGTTTTAAAAAAGATTGCTAACCAAGTTGAAAAAGGATATTCGGCGAAGCCTTTTGTGCCGGTCCTTCCTCCTGTAATGATTAAGCCGGAAGTATTTAAGAGAATGGCTCGATTAGATCCCGGCCAAGAAGAAGAGCGTTATCATTTGCAGACAGACGACATCTATCTTGTTGGAAGCGCCGAGCATACACTCGGTCCGATTCATATGGATTCTACGATTCAGGAGGATAAGTTTCCTTTACGATATATCGGCTATTCCACTAGCTTCCGCCGTGAGGCCGGTTCCCACGGAAAAGACGTAAAGGGAATCTTGCGGATGCATCAGTTCGATAAGTTGGAAATGGAGTCTTTCACGACTCCCGAAAATTCCCGTAAGGAGCAAGATTTTATCGTGGGTATTCAGGAGTATCTGATGCAGCAGCTGGAGATTCCATATCAGGTGGTTTCGGTTTGCACCGGCGATATGGGCGGTCCAGATTATCGGCAGATTGATATTGAGGCTTGGCTTCCCGGTCAGAATAAATATCGCGAGACCCATACTTCTGATTTGATGACCGATTACCAGTCTCGTCGATTATCGACGAAGGTCCGCCGGAAAGATGGGAAGACCGAGTTCGTGCATATGAACGACGCTACTGCTTTCGCCATCGGGCGTATCATTATCGCGATTCTGGAAAATTATCAGACTAAAGAGGGGACGGTGATGGTACCGAAAGTTTTGAGAAAATTGGTTGGCAAGAAAGAAATCAGGAGTAATCGCGAATAA